One genomic window of Mucilaginibacter sp. SJ includes the following:
- a CDS encoding OmpH family outer membrane protein: protein MKKLFKVALVAAGMLFVGSFAKAQTKIGYVNFSQVIDQMPETKTVSTTLQAYQKTFIDQLTTMNNELQTKGADLEKNGSTLTDAARSAKTSELQDIQKRMNDYQNNAQQQVDAKKQELGKPIIDKVSQAVQAVAKEKGYAYVLDSSQVSMIVSPAGDDLMAAVKLKLGLK, encoded by the coding sequence ATGAAAAAACTATTTAAAGTCGCCTTAGTTGCAGCAGGTATGTTGTTCGTGGGTAGTTTCGCTAAAGCGCAAACAAAAATAGGTTATGTTAATTTTAGCCAGGTTATTGATCAGATGCCTGAAACTAAAACTGTTTCTACAACATTACAGGCCTATCAAAAAACATTCATTGATCAGTTAACCACTATGAACAATGAGTTACAAACCAAAGGTGCCGATCTGGAAAAAAACGGTTCAACTTTGACAGATGCTGCCCGTTCAGCAAAAACTTCTGAATTGCAGGATATCCAGAAACGCATGAACGATTACCAAAACAACGCTCAGCAACAAGTTGATGCTAAAAAACAAGAATTAGGCAAACCCATTATTGATAAAGTTAGCCAGGCTGTACAGGCAGTAGCTAAAGAAAAAGGTTATGCTTATGTACTGGATTCATCACAGGTTAGCATGATCGTATCTCCTGCAGGCGACGACCTGATGGCTGCCGTGAAATTGAAATTGGGTTTAAAATAA
- a CDS encoding 4Fe-4S binding protein yields the protein MVQKVINAFTTAWKGLSLTVRHLFAGNGKREIVTVSDSNYFKQLEYGTNTIQYPKQQLPVPEVGRYQLDVEMDDCIVCDLCAKVCPVNCIDIESIKATEAIGQTSDGTTKRLYAAKFDIDMAKCMYCGLCTIVCPTECITMTNQYDKTVFQLSDLVYQFSDMTPEDAAEKRALFDKQQAEKQAAKLAAMKQKEGGA from the coding sequence ATGGTTCAGAAAGTAATTAACGCGTTTACAACGGCATGGAAAGGTTTAAGCCTTACCGTACGCCACCTTTTTGCGGGCAACGGCAAAAGGGAGATCGTGACCGTGAGCGACAGCAATTACTTTAAACAGCTGGAGTATGGCACCAATACCATTCAATATCCTAAACAGCAGTTGCCGGTGCCCGAAGTAGGCCGGTACCAACTGGATGTGGAAATGGACGATTGTATAGTGTGTGACCTTTGCGCCAAGGTTTGTCCGGTTAATTGTATTGATATTGAATCGATCAAGGCAACGGAAGCTATCGGGCAAACATCCGACGGTACAACCAAGCGTTTGTATGCAGCCAAATTTGATATTGATATGGCCAAATGTATGTATTGCGGCTTGTGTACCATTGTGTGTCCAACCGAATGCATTACCATGACTAACCAGTATGATAAAACTGTTTTTCAGCTAAGCGACCTGGTTTACCAGTTTTCGGATATGACACCCGAAGATGCCGCCGAAAAGCGTGCCCTTTTTGACAAACAACAGGCCGAAAAACAGGCTGCCAAATTAGCTGCCATGAAACAAAAGGAGGGCGGGGCATGA
- a CDS encoding complex I subunit 4 family protein encodes MNLLTLLIFIPVLFALVIVLLPSSVRGSFKYITLLATLLQLGISIVIYLNFKTGAATAGINHEDQFQFVQKLPWIALNLGSMGKMQIDYFVGIDGISVTMLVMSALVMVVATLASWEIKSNLKGFFLLFLLLDMAVMGVFCALDFFLFYLFYELMLLPLYFLIGMWGGVRREYAAIKFFLYTLFGSVFMLLVMVGLYLSVSDPATGSHTFNIIQMMNPANYAQGSVFSVAAHQTILGMPARTVGFVVLFIAFVIKVPVVPLHTWLPDAHVEAPTPVSIILAGVLLKIGGYGIIRICLGIFPEIASSGAFWLGLIGVVSILYGACNALAQRDLKRMIAYSSVSHMGFVLLGIASQTAEGVSGAVMQMVSHGFLSSMLFFLVGVVYNRVHDRDIYHFRGLGMQMPQYTAFVMVAFFASLGLPGFSAFVAEAFTLAGTFKSPTVNGLLPYWMAVCGSVGILLGAAYFLWTLQRMFFGKVSLKGGEVWKIALTDVSIREKLALIPMAAAALALGLMPSLVFGKINDSVLALIQFLQAK; translated from the coding sequence ATGAACCTACTAACCCTACTCATATTCATACCTGTACTGTTTGCGCTGGTGATCGTATTGCTGCCATCGTCGGTTCGGGGGAGTTTTAAATATATTACCCTGCTGGCTACGCTTTTACAACTTGGTATCAGCATCGTGATCTACCTTAACTTTAAAACAGGTGCGGCAACGGCCGGTATTAATCATGAAGATCAGTTTCAGTTTGTACAGAAACTGCCATGGATTGCCCTTAACCTGGGCAGCATGGGCAAAATGCAGATAGATTATTTTGTAGGGATAGATGGCATTTCTGTAACAATGCTGGTAATGTCGGCACTGGTGATGGTTGTTGCTACGCTGGCTTCCTGGGAGATCAAAAGTAATCTCAAAGGTTTCTTCCTGTTGTTTTTACTGCTGGATATGGCTGTAATGGGTGTGTTCTGTGCCTTGGATTTCTTCCTGTTTTACTTGTTTTATGAGCTCATGTTACTGCCCCTTTATTTCCTGATAGGGATGTGGGGCGGCGTTCGCCGGGAATACGCAGCCATCAAGTTTTTCCTTTACACGCTGTTTGGCTCCGTATTTATGTTACTGGTGATGGTAGGTTTATATCTTTCGGTAAGCGACCCGGCAACAGGCAGCCATACTTTTAATATTATCCAGATGATGAACCCGGCTAACTATGCCCAAGGTTCGGTATTTTCAGTGGCGGCACATCAAACTATATTGGGGATGCCTGCGCGTACGGTTGGTTTTGTGGTATTGTTTATTGCATTTGTCATCAAAGTACCGGTTGTGCCTTTACATACCTGGCTGCCCGATGCGCACGTTGAAGCGCCCACACCGGTATCTATCATTCTTGCAGGGGTATTGCTTAAAATTGGTGGTTATGGTATTATCCGTATTTGCCTGGGGATCTTCCCGGAGATAGCATCATCCGGAGCTTTCTGGCTTGGGTTGATTGGGGTTGTTTCGATATTATATGGTGCCTGCAACGCGCTGGCCCAGCGCGATCTGAAGCGGATGATCGCTTACTCATCGGTATCGCACATGGGTTTTGTGTTACTGGGCATTGCCTCGCAAACTGCCGAAGGTGTAAGCGGCGCAGTGATGCAGATGGTAAGCCATGGCTTTTTATCATCAATGCTGTTCTTTTTAGTGGGTGTGGTTTATAACCGCGTGCACGACAGGGATATTTATCATTTCCGCGGATTGGGCATGCAGATGCCTCAATATACAGCCTTTGTTATGGTGGCTTTTTTTGCTTCCTTAGGCTTGCCGGGCTTTTCGGCATTTGTGGCCGAAGCATTTACACTGGCGGGTACATTTAAATCGCCAACGGTTAACGGTTTGCTGCCATACTGGATGGCTGTTTGCGGTTCGGTTGGTATCCTGTTGGGAGCAGCTTATTTTCTGTGGACACTGCAGCGCATGTTCTTCGGAAAAGTATCTCTTAAAGGCGGCGAGGTTTGGAAAATAGCACTTACCGATGTAAGCATTCGCGAAAAGCTGGCATTGATACCAATGGCTGCTGCGGCGCTTGCTTTAGGTTTGATGCCATCGTTGGTATTTGGAAAAATCAATGATTCGGTACTGGCATTGATACAGTTTTTACAGGCTAAATAA
- a CDS encoding NADH-quinone oxidoreductase subunit J family protein, with protein sequence MSSVRMLFYVMSFIAVSSALYAALSKNLVRSIFIFFVTLFALAGLYVLALADFVAVTQVVIYVGGILVLILFAFMLSGRETLNVIQQQKGKFINMAKVPAVILAVLFFAVIINVILKADADNLPWVKQSIAQKNEIVPTTLMTENIGINLMTTYLLPFEAISVLLLMALVGAAHLSRKEGRA encoded by the coding sequence ATGAGCTCAGTGCGTATGTTGTTTTATGTGATGAGCTTTATTGCGGTAAGTTCGGCCCTTTATGCGGCATTAAGCAAGAACCTGGTAAGGAGTATTTTTATATTTTTTGTGACGTTGTTTGCACTGGCCGGCTTGTATGTATTGGCCCTTGCCGATTTTGTGGCGGTAACGCAAGTGGTGATTTATGTAGGAGGCATCCTGGTGCTCATCCTTTTTGCATTTATGCTCTCCGGTCGGGAAACTTTGAATGTGATCCAACAGCAAAAAGGGAAATTCATTAATATGGCTAAAGTGCCGGCTGTTATACTGGCTGTACTGTTTTTTGCGGTGATCATAAATGTTATCCTTAAGGCCGATGCTGATAACCTGCCATGGGTAAAGCAGTCCATCGCGCAAAAAAATGAGATCGTACCAACTACTTTGATGACCGAAAATATCGGTATTAATTTAATGACCACTTACCTGTTACCTTTCGAGGCCATCTCTGTTTTACTGCTGATGGCTTTGGTGGGTGCGGCGCATTTATCACGTAAGGAGGGCAGGGCATGA
- a CDS encoding OmpH family outer membrane protein — translation MKKLFKVALVAVGLLFAGSFANAQTKIGHINFNQLIDLMPETKTVTASIQAYQKTFIDQLTTMNNEYQTKGQDYQSKRASMTDAVRTAKENELTDIQKRMNDYQNNAQQQVDAKRQELGKPLIDKATQAVQAVAKEKGYAYVLDSSQITLLVSPDADDLMAAVKLKLGLK, via the coding sequence ATGAAAAAACTATTTAAAGTTGCCTTAGTTGCAGTAGGTTTGTTATTTGCGGGCAGCTTTGCAAATGCTCAGACTAAGATCGGCCACATCAACTTCAATCAGCTGATTGATCTGATGCCCGAAACTAAAACTGTAACTGCTTCGATACAGGCTTATCAAAAAACATTTATTGATCAGCTTACTACAATGAATAATGAGTACCAGACAAAAGGCCAGGACTACCAGTCAAAAAGGGCAAGCATGACCGATGCTGTACGTACTGCTAAAGAAAACGAGCTTACCGATATTCAAAAACGTATGAATGATTACCAAAACAATGCCCAGCAGCAGGTTGATGCTAAAAGGCAGGAATTAGGTAAGCCGCTTATTGATAAAGCTACCCAGGCAGTACAGGCTGTAGCTAAAGAAAAAGGCTATGCTTATGTATTGGATTCATCACAGATCACTTTATTGGTATCTCCTGATGCTGATGACCTGATGGCGGCTGTGAAATTAAAATTAGGTTTGAAATAA
- the nuoH gene encoding NADH-quinone oxidoreductase subunit NuoH — translation MNYYFTYFIAAIGLFSFSAFFALFGVYAERKISAFIQDRLGPTETGKYGSLQTLADILKMLQKELIVPAAADKWLFMLAPAVIFIAVYLGFAALPWAPGLIPSKTNIGLYYIFAIISIETLGILMAGWGSNNKYSILGAMRSAAQIISYEIPAGFAIISVVMIAQTLDLQVISAQQGILAAEKIKFAGFWDVSQIGGLFSWNVFRAPHLLIAFVIYFIASLAESNRAPFDIPEAESELVAGFHTEFTGIRFALVFLAEYSMMFLVSMIAVILFLGAWNTPLPNIGGVKLATWTTGVAWGILWVVIKTLSLVGVQMWIRWTLPRLRVDQLMNLCWKVLTPLAFACMLISGVWRLWLM, via the coding sequence TTGAACTATTATTTTACATATTTTATTGCAGCAATTGGGTTGTTCAGTTTTTCGGCCTTTTTCGCTTTATTCGGTGTATATGCCGAGCGTAAAATATCAGCGTTTATACAAGACAGGCTCGGTCCAACGGAAACGGGAAAATATGGTTCGCTGCAAACGCTGGCCGATATTTTAAAGATGCTTCAGAAAGAGCTGATCGTCCCGGCAGCGGCAGATAAGTGGTTGTTTATGCTGGCACCGGCGGTGATATTTATTGCCGTGTACCTTGGTTTCGCCGCGCTACCCTGGGCCCCCGGACTTATCCCTTCAAAAACAAATATTGGTCTTTACTATATTTTCGCTATTATCTCTATCGAGACATTGGGCATCCTGATGGCGGGATGGGGATCGAACAATAAATACTCCATACTGGGTGCTATGCGCTCTGCGGCACAGATCATTTCGTACGAGATTCCCGCGGGCTTTGCCATCATATCTGTTGTAATGATTGCTCAAACGCTCGACTTGCAGGTGATCTCGGCCCAGCAGGGCATTTTGGCTGCTGAAAAGATAAAATTCGCCGGTTTTTGGGATGTATCTCAAATAGGTGGTTTATTTAGTTGGAATGTTTTTAGGGCGCCGCATTTGCTCATCGCATTCGTAATTTATTTCATAGCTTCATTAGCCGAAAGTAACCGGGCTCCGTTTGATATTCCGGAGGCGGAATCGGAACTGGTAGCCGGTTTCCATACCGAGTTTACTGGCATCCGCTTTGCACTTGTGTTTTTGGCCGAATATTCGATGATGTTCCTGGTATCCATGATAGCGGTGATATTGTTTTTAGGGGCCTGGAATACGCCGCTGCCTAATATTGGCGGTGTTAAGCTGGCAACCTGGACAACCGGGGTGGCCTGGGGGATACTATGGGTGGTAATAAAAACATTGAGCCTGGTGGGTGTTCAAATGTGGATCAGGTGGACACTGCCCCGTTTACGGGTAGACCAGCTGATGAACCTTTGCTGGAAAGTATTAACCCCGCTGGCTTTCGCCTGTATGCTGATATCGGGTGTATGGAGGTTGTGGTTAATGTGA
- a CDS encoding OmpH family outer membrane protein yields MKKIILVAFLTLTAFAGAYAQRFAYVDSEYILKHMPEYASSQKQLAALSDQWQKEVDGRFQEIDRLYKAYQADQVLMTPDMKKRREAEIVDKEKAAKDFQRQKFGPDGELSQRSTALIKPIQDRVSKAVQAIAEGDNLDMIFDKNSEVIMLYANPRYDKSADVITRLGLKPGVFAK; encoded by the coding sequence ATGAAGAAGATAATTTTAGTGGCCTTTTTAACGTTAACTGCTTTTGCAGGCGCTTATGCGCAACGTTTTGCTTATGTTGATTCGGAGTATATATTAAAGCACATGCCCGAGTATGCCTCATCACAAAAGCAATTAGCTGCATTATCTGATCAGTGGCAGAAGGAAGTTGATGGCCGTTTTCAGGAAATTGACCGCCTGTATAAAGCTTATCAGGCCGACCAGGTGTTGATGACCCCTGATATGAAAAAACGCCGTGAGGCCGAAATTGTTGATAAAGAAAAGGCCGCGAAAGATTTTCAACGCCAGAAGTTTGGTCCGGATGGTGAGCTTTCACAAAGAAGCACAGCGCTGATTAAACCAATTCAGGATAGGGTGTCTAAAGCTGTACAAGCAATTGCCGAAGGCGATAACCTGGATATGATTTTTGATAAAAACAGCGAGGTAATTATGTTATATGCTAACCCGCGGTATGATAAAAGCGCGGATGTTATAACCAGATTGGGACTAAAACCCGGGGTATTTGCTAAATAA
- the nuoL gene encoding NADH-quinone oxidoreductase subunit L, whose product MNNAIPYTEPTIISYTIAAVALPLAASLINFCLPVKSKAAGWISTLAILAGCVLSAMVFATVWNRQPLHTQKLWFTIGNTKVFAGILLNNLSVMMLLLVSLVALPVHVYSTAYMKHDDRYSRYFTYLSFFCFSMLALVVADSLVLFYAFWELVGFSSYLLIGFWFTRDKAVQANKKAFIMNRIGDIGLLSAIIILFAQFHTFDIATLFINDNLVFKSVIHDGLWISASGQIPAIWQYVACIGVFMAVAAKSAQFPLHTWLPDAMEGPTSVSALIHAATMVAAGVFLLGRVYPLFTDTELTVLAVIGCFTAFMAATIALTQNDLKRVLAYSTISQLGYMILAMGVGAYGSSLFHLATHAFFKCLLFLVAGIVIHEMQHIKEENGLDIDPQNILHMGGLRKKLPLTFMVAVVGSLALIGIPLTSGYLSKDGILIQAFEWTEGRSAWLKLIPAGALFTSWLTAFYVSRLIVKVFFGEFRLLKHHPDIKLHISDGGWQYRVPLILLAVCSLFPLFSLNPFFYEKAWLFESLKPAEFMARENIYHTIIPIGVNILSVFVMYAAYAIYVKRNTFSFPQTGFFYRLSYNQWYLDKIYKKVIVKPILGLGKTCFWFDRNIIDGLIHSIERLSRKIADLTAWCDKYIVDGFLHLMAALVQSIGNFARKFQNGKVQYYLYSMLLIVLVLFILKILI is encoded by the coding sequence TTGAACAACGCTATACCATATACCGAGCCAACTATCATCAGCTACACCATTGCAGCTGTGGCTTTACCGTTGGCGGCCTCGCTCATCAACTTTTGTCTGCCCGTAAAAAGTAAAGCAGCAGGCTGGATATCGACGCTGGCTATTTTAGCGGGTTGTGTATTATCGGCTATGGTATTTGCCACAGTTTGGAACCGGCAACCGTTGCATACACAAAAGCTTTGGTTTACTATAGGCAATACCAAAGTCTTCGCGGGCATCCTGCTTAATAACCTTTCAGTGATGATGTTGCTGCTGGTATCATTGGTCGCTTTACCGGTACATGTCTACTCTACTGCGTACATGAAGCATGACGACCGATACAGTCGTTATTTCACTTACCTCAGCTTTTTCTGTTTCAGTATGCTGGCTTTGGTGGTGGCGGATAGCCTGGTGCTGTTCTACGCTTTCTGGGAGCTGGTGGGCTTTTCGTCATACCTGCTTATCGGTTTTTGGTTTACGAGGGATAAAGCGGTACAGGCCAATAAAAAAGCCTTTATCATGAACCGTATTGGCGATATTGGTTTACTGAGCGCCATCATCATCCTTTTTGCCCAGTTCCATACATTTGATATTGCCACACTTTTCATTAACGATAATTTGGTGTTTAAATCCGTTATTCATGATGGTTTGTGGATCTCTGCTTCAGGGCAGATCCCCGCTATATGGCAATATGTGGCCTGCATTGGTGTATTTATGGCTGTTGCGGCTAAATCGGCGCAATTCCCATTGCATACCTGGCTACCCGATGCCATGGAAGGGCCAACGTCGGTTTCGGCGCTGATCCACGCGGCTACTATGGTGGCTGCCGGTGTATTTCTGCTGGGCAGGGTTTATCCTTTGTTTACCGATACAGAGTTAACGGTTCTTGCCGTTATAGGTTGCTTTACAGCTTTTATGGCCGCCACCATCGCGCTTACGCAAAACGATTTGAAACGTGTACTTGCTTATTCAACTATATCGCAATTGGGTTACATGATCCTGGCGATGGGGGTTGGGGCTTATGGTTCGTCGTTATTCCACCTGGCTACGCATGCCTTTTTCAAATGCCTGCTGTTTTTGGTAGCCGGAATCGTGATCCATGAAATGCAGCATATTAAAGAGGAAAATGGCCTGGATATCGACCCGCAGAATATACTGCATATGGGTGGCTTGCGTAAAAAGCTGCCGCTCACTTTTATGGTCGCGGTTGTTGGCTCGCTTGCGCTGATCGGTATTCCGCTTACATCGGGTTATCTGTCAAAAGATGGGATCCTGATCCAGGCGTTTGAATGGACCGAGGGTAGAAGCGCATGGCTTAAACTGATCCCGGCAGGTGCATTATTTACCAGTTGGCTTACTGCCTTTTATGTATCAAGGTTAATAGTGAAAGTATTTTTTGGAGAGTTTCGCTTGTTGAAACATCACCCTGACATTAAACTACATATCAGCGATGGAGGTTGGCAATATCGTGTGCCATTGATCCTGCTGGCGGTTTGTAGTTTGTTTCCCTTGTTTTCGCTTAATCCTTTCTTTTATGAAAAAGCCTGGCTATTCGAAAGCTTAAAACCTGCCGAATTCATGGCCCGCGAAAATATCTACCATACCATTATTCCGATAGGGGTGAATATCTTAAGCGTTTTTGTAATGTACGCGGCCTATGCTATCTACGTAAAAAGAAATACGTTCTCGTTTCCGCAAACCGGCTTCTTTTACCGCTTATCCTATAATCAATGGTATTTGGATAAGATCTATAAAAAAGTAATCGTAAAACCAATCCTTGGCCTGGGTAAAACCTGCTTCTGGTTCGACAGGAATATTATTGACGGACTAATCCATTCAATTGAACGACTGAGCCGGAAGATAGCAGACCTTACCGCCTGGTGTGATAAATATATTGTCGACGGATTTTTGCATTTGATGGCTGCATTAGTGCAAAGTATTGGCAATTTTGCACGTAAATTTCAAAACGGAAAAGTGCAGTACTACCTGTATAGCATGCTGCTCATTGTGTTGGTACTCTTTATTTTAAAAATACTGATCTGA
- the nuoK gene encoding NADH-quinone oxidoreductase subunit NuoK, with protein MITLTDFLLVGALLFCTGMYMIVSKRNSIQVLIGIELMLNAAILNLVAFGKYDKLNNGGQVFALFAIVLAAATTAVALAIILNVYRRYKTIDPDEIKNLRD; from the coding sequence ATGATCACGTTAACCGATTTTTTACTGGTAGGTGCCCTGTTATTTTGTACCGGGATGTACATGATTGTATCCAAACGCAACTCCATACAGGTATTAATAGGTATTGAACTGATGCTGAATGCTGCCATTTTAAACCTGGTGGCTTTCGGTAAATATGATAAACTAAACAACGGCGGACAGGTGTTCGCCCTGTTTGCTATTGTGTTGGCCGCAGCAACAACGGCAGTAGCCCTGGCCATTATCCTGAATGTTTACCGGAGATATAAAACCATTGATCCGGATGAGATTAAAAATTTGAGGGATTAA
- the murI gene encoding glutamate racemase — protein MSNQPIGIFDSGYGGLTVFRSIIEQLPGYDYIYMGDNARAPYGNRSFSTIHQYTWECVQWMFDQGCPLVILACNTASAKALRTIQQQDLKQIGDPSKRVLGVIRPTAEVIGDYTKTKEIGVLGTKGTVQSGSYLLEIQNFFPDIKVYQQACPLWVPLIENGEYDKPGADFFVQLYLDQIMAQSPNIDTILLACTHYPIIQGKIKAHLPEGVNVVGQGDIVAQSLVNYLNRHPEIEQKLSRNGENKFYTTTDDTADFDHHASLFFSAPVKSTFISANDLVACK, from the coding sequence ATGTCAAATCAACCAATTGGTATTTTTGATTCGGGTTATGGCGGGTTAACAGTTTTCCGTTCTATCATTGAGCAACTGCCCGGCTATGATTATATTTATATGGGCGATAATGCCCGTGCACCCTATGGCAACCGCTCATTCAGCACCATACACCAGTATACCTGGGAATGCGTACAGTGGATGTTTGACCAGGGATGCCCCTTAGTGATCCTGGCGTGTAATACGGCATCGGCCAAAGCATTACGTACCATTCAACAGCAGGACCTTAAACAGATAGGTGATCCGTCGAAAAGGGTATTGGGTGTCATCCGCCCTACGGCCGAGGTTATTGGCGATTATACTAAAACCAAAGAAATTGGAGTACTTGGTACAAAGGGCACAGTACAGTCTGGCTCATACCTGCTGGAGATTCAGAATTTTTTCCCCGACATAAAAGTTTACCAACAGGCTTGCCCGCTTTGGGTGCCGTTAATTGAAAACGGCGAATATGACAAACCCGGTGCCGATTTTTTTGTGCAGTTGTACCTGGACCAGATCATGGCGCAATCGCCCAACATCGATACCATTTTACTGGCTTGCACACATTACCCTATCATCCAGGGAAAAATTAAAGCGCATTTACCCGAAGGCGTGAATGTAGTTGGCCAGGGCGATATAGTTGCCCAAAGCCTGGTTAATTACTTAAACCGCCATCCCGAAATTGAGCAAAAGCTGAGCCGGAATGGCGAAAATAAGTTTTATACCACTACCGACGATACTGCCGATTTTGACCATCACGCGTCGCTATTCTTCTCGGCCCCGGTAAAATCAACGTTTATATCGGCAAATGATTTGGTGGCTTGCAAGTGA